The Amycolatopsis mongoliensis genome includes a window with the following:
- the tsaD gene encoding tRNA (adenosine(37)-N6)-threonylcarbamoyltransferase complex transferase subunit TsaD, producing the protein MSRIIMGIESSCDETGVGLVRLHDDGTVELLADEVASSVEQHARFGGVVPEVASRAHLEAMVPTTVRAFEKAGLSLSDVDAIAVTAGPGLAGALLVGVSAAKAYATALDVPLYGVNHLAGHIAVDTLQHGPLPAPCLALLVSGGHTQLLRVDDIASEITELGSTVDDAAGEAYDKVARVLGLPYPGGPPIDKAAKNGNPAAIAFPRGMTGPRDAKNDFSFSGLKTSVARWVEGAARRGEEIPVDDVAASFQEAVADVLTMKAIRAAKEQGIGTIVISGGVAANSRLSALAAERCEAAGIELRVPRPRLCTDNGAMIAALGAHVVAAKRPTAPLDFSANPALPVNVVSL; encoded by the coding sequence ATGTCACGCATCATCATGGGCATCGAGAGCTCGTGCGACGAGACCGGCGTCGGCCTGGTCCGCCTGCACGACGACGGCACGGTCGAGCTGCTCGCCGACGAGGTCGCCTCGAGCGTCGAGCAGCACGCCCGCTTCGGCGGGGTGGTACCCGAGGTCGCCAGCCGGGCCCACCTCGAAGCGATGGTCCCGACGACTGTGCGCGCGTTCGAGAAAGCCGGGCTTTCGCTGTCCGATGTGGACGCGATCGCCGTGACGGCCGGGCCGGGCCTCGCGGGTGCGCTGCTCGTCGGCGTCTCCGCGGCGAAGGCGTACGCGACGGCGCTGGACGTGCCGCTCTACGGCGTCAACCACCTGGCCGGGCACATCGCGGTGGACACGCTGCAGCACGGGCCGCTGCCGGCGCCGTGTCTCGCGCTGCTGGTTTCGGGCGGGCACACGCAGCTGCTGCGCGTCGACGACATCGCGTCGGAGATCACCGAGCTGGGGTCCACTGTGGACGACGCGGCCGGCGAGGCGTACGACAAGGTGGCGCGCGTGCTCGGCCTGCCGTACCCGGGCGGCCCGCCGATCGACAAGGCGGCGAAGAACGGCAACCCGGCGGCGATCGCGTTCCCCCGCGGCATGACGGGTCCACGCGACGCGAAGAACGACTTCTCGTTTTCCGGCTTGAAGACGTCGGTGGCGCGCTGGGTCGAAGGCGCGGCTCGCCGGGGCGAGGAGATCCCGGTGGACGACGTCGCGGCGTCGTTCCAGGAGGCGGTCGCGGACGTGCTGACCATGAAGGCGATCCGCGCGGCCAAGGAGCAGGGGATCGGCACCATCGTGATTTCGGGTGGCGTGGCGGCGAACTCGCGGCTGTCCGCGTTGGCGGCGGAGCGGTGCGAGGCGGCGGGGATCGAGCTGCGGGTGCCGCGGCCGCGGCTGTGCACGGACAACGGCGCGATGATCGCGGCGCTGGGAGCGCACGTGGTGGCGGCCAAGCGCCCGACGGCTCCGCTGGACTTCAGCGCCAACCCGGCCCTGCCGGTGAACGTGGTCTCGCTCTAG
- the rimI gene encoding ribosomal protein S18-alanine N-acetyltransferase: MRLGPLRRRDIARCVEIEQILFPGDDPWSSRAFHSELDAGNFYLAARPDESDELLGYAGLAVVGRRRGEYEATVHTIGVAPEHQRQGIGKALLRALLVRADEFEAPVFLEVRTDNESALALYESHGFERLGIRKRYYQPSGADAYTMVRPARTRDEVAG; encoded by the coding sequence GTGAGACTCGGGCCGCTGCGCCGCCGGGACATCGCCCGGTGCGTCGAGATCGAGCAGATCCTCTTCCCCGGCGACGACCCGTGGAGCTCCCGCGCCTTCCACTCCGAGCTGGACGCGGGCAACTTCTACCTCGCCGCCCGGCCGGACGAAAGCGACGAACTGCTCGGGTACGCCGGGCTGGCCGTCGTCGGGCGCCGCCGCGGCGAGTACGAGGCGACCGTGCACACCATCGGCGTCGCGCCCGAGCACCAGCGCCAGGGCATCGGCAAGGCGCTGCTGCGCGCCCTGCTCGTCCGGGCCGACGAGTTCGAGGCGCCGGTGTTCCTCGAGGTCCGCACCGACAACGAGTCGGCTCTCGCGCTGTACGAGAGCCACGGCTTCGAACGGCTCGGCATCCGGAAGCGCTACTACCAGCCCTCCGGCGCCGACGCCTACACGATGGTCCGCCCGGCGCGGACGCGAGACGAGGTGGCAGGCTGA
- the tsaB gene encoding tRNA (adenosine(37)-N6)-threonylcarbamoyltransferase complex dimerization subunit type 1 TsaB, whose translation MLVLAIDTSTPAVTAGVVTLDGDGVETRGDRVTVDPRAHGELIMPHALAAAETAGVSLKDLDAIVVGVGPGPFTGLRAGMATAAALGHALGLPVYPVCSLDALAADVAAGDSAFLVLTDARRREVYWAAYDAAGNRTDGPHVRRPAELETDIKVAAGDGAVLYAAALDVRPIEPRFPSPAGLVEAARSALLAKETPAPLTPLYLRRPDAAEPAAPKRVTAP comes from the coding sequence GTGTTGGTACTGGCGATCGATACCTCGACCCCGGCGGTCACCGCGGGTGTGGTCACGCTGGACGGCGACGGGGTCGAGACGCGCGGCGACCGCGTCACGGTCGACCCCCGCGCCCACGGCGAGCTGATCATGCCGCACGCGCTGGCCGCCGCCGAAACCGCCGGAGTGTCCCTGAAGGACCTCGACGCGATCGTCGTCGGCGTCGGTCCCGGCCCCTTCACCGGCCTGCGCGCCGGGATGGCCACCGCCGCCGCCCTCGGGCACGCGCTCGGCCTGCCGGTGTACCCGGTCTGCAGCCTCGACGCGCTGGCCGCCGACGTCGCCGCGGGCGACAGCGCTTTCCTCGTCCTCACCGACGCCCGCCGCCGCGAGGTCTACTGGGCCGCCTACGACGCCGCCGGGAACCGCACCGACGGCCCGCACGTCCGGCGCCCGGCCGAGCTGGAGACGGACATCAAGGTCGCGGCCGGCGACGGTGCGGTGCTGTACGCCGCCGCGCTCGACGTCCGGCCGATCGAGCCGCGCTTCCCGTCGCCCGCCGGGCTGGTGGAGGCCGCTCGGAGTGCGTTGCTGGCGAAGGAAACGCCCGCGCCGCTGACGCCCCTGTACCTGCGCCGTCCCGACGCCGCCGAGCCTGCCGCGCCGAAACGGGTGACCGCGCCGTGA
- a CDS encoding acyl-CoA synthetase encodes MPDPLFPTLASASGKEALRFGDQALTHEELAAVAGGLAAGLPRGRVAVWATPTLHTSVAVVAALLAGVPAVPLNPKIGERELAHILADSEPQLVLAEPGVELPEGLAALPRRDIPLTGEATPPAEEPDAETPALIVYTSGTTGPPKGVVLPRRSIATTLDALEDAWGWTADDVLVHALPLFHVHGLILGILGPLRRGGSVRHLGRFSTEGVARALSAGATMLFGVPTMYHRIAGEVGTDAALADALRGARLLVSGSAALPVHDHQRITAATGQQVVERYGMTETLMNTSVRADGERKPGTVGVPLRGVEVRLVGEAGETIDDVETVGEIQVRGANLFTEYLNRPDATAAAFDRGWFRTGDMATRDSDGYVKIVGRKATDLIKSGGYKIGAGEIENALLDHPGVAEAAVTGEPDDDLGERIVAWIVPSGDRPPADELADHVAKLLAPHKRPRVVRYLDALPRNDMGKVMKRALGDD; translated from the coding sequence GTGCCCGACCCGTTGTTCCCCACTCTCGCGTCAGCTTCGGGCAAAGAAGCCCTCCGGTTCGGCGACCAGGCCTTGACCCACGAGGAGCTCGCCGCGGTCGCCGGCGGTCTCGCGGCCGGGCTCCCCCGCGGCCGCGTCGCGGTCTGGGCGACCCCGACCCTCCACACGAGCGTCGCCGTCGTCGCCGCGCTGCTGGCCGGCGTCCCCGCCGTGCCGCTCAACCCGAAGATCGGCGAGCGTGAGCTGGCACACATCCTCGCCGACAGCGAACCGCAGCTGGTGCTGGCCGAACCGGGCGTCGAGCTGCCCGAAGGCCTGGCCGCGCTGCCCCGCCGCGACATCCCGCTGACCGGCGAAGCCACGCCGCCCGCGGAAGAGCCGGACGCCGAGACGCCCGCCCTGATCGTCTACACCTCGGGCACCACCGGGCCGCCGAAGGGCGTCGTCCTCCCCCGCCGCTCGATCGCGACGACGCTCGACGCACTCGAGGACGCCTGGGGCTGGACCGCGGACGACGTCCTCGTGCACGCGCTCCCGCTGTTCCACGTGCACGGCCTGATCCTCGGCATCCTCGGCCCGCTGCGCCGCGGCGGGTCGGTGCGCCACCTCGGCCGGTTCTCGACCGAGGGCGTCGCGCGTGCGCTGTCGGCCGGCGCGACCATGCTCTTCGGCGTCCCGACGATGTACCACCGGATCGCCGGCGAGGTCGGCACGGACGCGGCCCTGGCCGATGCGCTGCGCGGTGCGCGGCTGCTGGTCTCCGGGTCGGCCGCCCTGCCGGTGCACGACCACCAGCGGATCACCGCGGCGACCGGCCAGCAGGTCGTCGAGCGCTACGGGATGACCGAGACGCTGATGAACACGAGCGTCCGCGCGGACGGCGAGCGCAAGCCCGGCACGGTCGGCGTCCCGTTGCGCGGGGTGGAAGTCAGGCTGGTCGGCGAAGCCGGCGAGACGATCGACGACGTCGAGACCGTCGGCGAGATCCAGGTGCGCGGGGCCAACCTGTTCACCGAGTACCTCAACCGCCCGGACGCGACGGCGGCCGCGTTCGACCGCGGCTGGTTCCGCACCGGCGACATGGCCACCCGCGACAGCGACGGGTACGTGAAGATCGTCGGGCGCAAGGCGACCGACCTGATCAAGAGCGGCGGCTACAAGATCGGTGCGGGCGAGATCGAGAACGCGCTGCTCGACCACCCCGGCGTCGCGGAGGCGGCCGTCACCGGCGAACCGGACGACGACCTCGGCGAGCGGATCGTCGCGTGGATCGTGCCCAGCGGCGACCGGCCACCGGCCGACGAGCTCGCCGACCACGTCGCCAAGCTGCTCGCGCCGCACAAGCGCCCGCGGGTCGTCCGGTACCTGGACGCGTTGCCGCGCAACGACATGGGCAAGGTCATGAAGCGGGCGCTCGGTGACGACTAG
- a CDS encoding carboxyl transferase domain-containing protein: MTTRQPAREVVGAISNGFEEFPTPLRDEPADGPIGWPGYREARSAAEERTGEKESVVCGTAKIGDVEAVLIAFEFGFLGGSLGQRTGDRIEAAFAHARDARLPVVSLISTGGSRMQQGMRALMQLQRVARAAALTRASGIPQISVLRDPTTGGGWATLGAGADVILALPEAQVGFAGSRVRPAGSPEAYTAEAKYEWGQVDAIVAPEDLGVTLERWLRLLTAHSSAAAPPPSALRQVSLPDKGWEAVQAARSPRRPRAVEYLDAYFDWREDVSGDRSGGVDEGVSCGFGWRDGRTIAYAAQCGTPTLPAGFRTAARLVKLASRLGIPVLTLVDTPGAANDAAAEQAGAGGAIAALFEAVATASIPVTTLVIGEGGSGGALAFAAAGSTWVTPDAYFSVTSPEAAAAILKRPASEVPELANQLHLRPQDLVDLGVARAVVKPS; this comes from the coding sequence GTGACGACTAGGCAGCCCGCGCGTGAGGTCGTCGGCGCGATCTCGAACGGCTTCGAGGAGTTCCCCACCCCGCTGCGTGACGAGCCGGCCGACGGCCCGATCGGCTGGCCCGGCTACCGCGAAGCACGCTCCGCCGCGGAAGAGCGCACCGGCGAGAAGGAATCGGTCGTCTGCGGGACGGCGAAGATCGGCGACGTCGAGGCCGTGCTGATCGCGTTCGAGTTCGGGTTCCTCGGCGGGTCGCTCGGGCAGCGGACCGGCGACCGGATCGAGGCGGCGTTCGCGCACGCCCGCGACGCGCGCCTGCCGGTGGTGTCGCTGATTTCGACCGGCGGCAGCCGGATGCAGCAGGGCATGCGTGCGCTGATGCAGCTCCAGCGGGTGGCCCGGGCAGCGGCGCTGACGCGCGCTTCGGGCATCCCGCAGATCTCGGTGCTGCGCGACCCGACGACCGGCGGCGGCTGGGCGACGCTCGGCGCGGGTGCCGACGTCATCCTCGCGCTGCCGGAGGCGCAGGTCGGCTTCGCCGGCTCGCGGGTGCGGCCGGCCGGTTCGCCGGAGGCGTACACGGCGGAGGCCAAGTACGAGTGGGGTCAGGTCGACGCGATCGTCGCGCCGGAGGACCTCGGGGTGACGCTCGAGCGGTGGCTGCGGCTGCTGACGGCGCACTCGTCGGCGGCGGCTCCCCCGCCTTCCGCCCTGCGGCAGGTTTCGTTGCCCGACAAGGGCTGGGAAGCGGTGCAGGCCGCGCGTTCACCGCGTCGGCCGCGGGCCGTCGAGTACCTCGACGCGTACTTCGACTGGCGGGAAGACGTCAGCGGCGACCGCAGCGGCGGCGTCGACGAAGGGGTCTCGTGCGGCTTCGGCTGGCGCGACGGCCGGACGATCGCCTACGCGGCCCAGTGCGGCACACCGACGTTGCCCGCGGGCTTCCGGACGGCGGCCAGGCTGGTCAAGCTGGCTTCGCGGCTGGGCATCCCGGTGCTGACCCTGGTCGACACCCCGGGCGCGGCGAACGACGCGGCCGCGGAACAGGCGGGCGCGGGCGGCGCGATCGCGGCGTTGTTCGAGGCGGTCGCGACGGCGTCGATCCCGGTGACGACCCTGGTGATCGGCGAAGGCGGCTCAGGCGGGGCACTGGCGTTCGCGGCGGCGGGGTCGACGTGGGTGACCCCGGACGCGTACTTCTCGGTGACGTCCCCCGAGGCCGCGGCGGCGATCCTCAAGCGCCCGGCCTCGGAGGTCCCGGAGCTGGCCAACCAGCTGCACCTGCGCCCCCAGGACCTCGTGGACCTCGGCGTGGCGCGGGCCGTGGTCAAACCCTCGTGA